A section of the Mycolicibacterium anyangense genome encodes:
- the kdpA gene encoding potassium-transporting ATPase subunit KdpA — MTSTSAGIVFLVLLIAALAAVHVPLGDYMYRVYTSEKDSRIERLVYRAIGADPRSEQSWGGYARSLLAFSAVSIVVLFVFQLVQGKLPLHLNDPATPMTPALAWNTAVSFVTNTNWQAYSGESTQGHLVQMAGLSVQNFVSAAVGMAVAVALVRGFARRNSLELGNFWVDLVRGSLRILLPISVLAAIVLIAGGVIQNFHLHDQVVNTLAGAQQTITGGPVASQEAIKEVGTNGGGFYNANSAHPFENPTTWTNWVEIFLLLVISFSLPRTFGRMVGNVKQGYAIVAVMGVLAVISASLMLQFQVQHHGTVPTAVGAAMEGVEQRFGVADSAIFADATTLTSTGAVDSFHDSYTSLGGMMTLFNMQLGEVAPGGTGSGLYGMLILAVITVFIAGLMVGRTPEYLGKKITPREIKLAASYFLVTPILVLTGTAVAMAMPGQRAGMLNDGAHGLSEVLYAFTSAANNNGSAFAGISVNTVWYNTALGLAMVLGRFLPIVVVLGLAGSLARQGHTPESIGTLPTHRPQFVGLVAGVTLILVALTFLPVLALGPLAEGIH, encoded by the coding sequence ATGACAAGCACTTCGGCGGGGATCGTCTTCCTCGTCCTGCTCATTGCTGCCCTGGCCGCGGTCCACGTGCCGCTGGGCGACTACATGTACCGCGTCTACACCTCCGAGAAGGACTCCCGGATCGAGCGCCTGGTCTACCGGGCCATCGGCGCCGACCCGCGATCCGAGCAGAGCTGGGGCGGCTACGCCCGCAGCCTGTTGGCCTTCTCCGCGGTCAGCATCGTGGTGCTGTTCGTGTTCCAACTGGTGCAGGGCAAGCTGCCGCTGCACCTCAATGACCCGGCCACCCCGATGACCCCGGCGCTGGCGTGGAACACCGCGGTCAGCTTCGTCACCAACACCAACTGGCAGGCCTACTCCGGTGAGTCCACCCAGGGCCACCTGGTGCAGATGGCCGGCCTGTCGGTACAGAACTTCGTCTCGGCAGCGGTCGGCATGGCGGTGGCAGTAGCCCTGGTGCGCGGCTTCGCCCGCCGAAACTCCTTGGAGCTGGGCAACTTCTGGGTGGACCTGGTGCGCGGCAGCCTGCGCATCCTGCTGCCCATCTCCGTTCTGGCGGCGATCGTTCTGATCGCCGGTGGCGTGATCCAGAACTTCCACCTGCACGACCAGGTGGTCAACACGCTGGCCGGCGCCCAGCAGACCATCACCGGCGGTCCGGTGGCCAGCCAGGAGGCCATCAAGGAGGTCGGCACCAACGGCGGCGGCTTCTACAACGCCAACTCCGCGCACCCGTTCGAGAACCCGACCACCTGGACCAACTGGGTCGAGATCTTCCTGCTGCTGGTGATCAGCTTCTCGCTGCCGCGCACCTTCGGCCGGATGGTGGGCAACGTCAAGCAGGGTTACGCGATCGTCGCGGTGATGGGGGTGCTCGCGGTGATCAGCGCATCGCTGATGCTGCAGTTCCAGGTCCAGCACCACGGCACCGTGCCGACCGCGGTCGGCGCGGCGATGGAAGGTGTCGAACAACGTTTCGGCGTCGCCGATTCCGCGATCTTCGCCGACGCGACCACACTGACGTCGACCGGCGCGGTGGACTCGTTCCACGACTCCTACACCAGTCTCGGCGGCATGATGACGCTGTTCAACATGCAGCTCGGTGAGGTCGCCCCCGGCGGCACCGGCTCGGGCCTGTACGGCATGCTGATCCTGGCGGTGATCACCGTCTTCATCGCCGGCCTGATGGTCGGGCGCACCCCGGAGTACCTGGGCAAGAAGATCACCCCGCGCGAAATCAAGCTCGCCGCAAGCTATTTCCTGGTCACCCCCATCCTGGTGCTTACCGGCACCGCGGTGGCCATGGCCATGCCCGGCCAACGGGCCGGCATGCTCAACGACGGGGCACACGGCCTGTCCGAGGTGCTCTACGCGTTCACCTCGGCGGCCAACAACAACGGCTCGGCGTTCGCCGGGATCAGCGTCAACACCGTCTGGTACAACACCGCGCTCGGGCTGGCCATGGTCCTGGGCCGGTTCCTGCCGATCGTCGTGGTGCTCGGCCTGGCGGGTTCGCTTGCCCGCCAGGGGCATACCCCCGAATCGATCGGCACCCTGCCCACTCACCGTCCCCAATTCGTCGGACTGGTCGCCGGAGTGACGCTCATCCTGGTGGCCCTGACGTTCCTGCCCGTACTCGCACTCGGGCCGCTCGCTGAAGGAATCCACTGA
- the kdpB gene encoding potassium-transporting ATPase subunit KdpB: MSTPTIDAPHKAADKKKAQGGLLDPKMLWTSLPDALRKLDPRTLWRNPVMFIVEIGAVWSTILAFLTPSWFAWLIVFWLWLTVVFANLAEAVAEGRGKAQAESLRKTKADTMARRLTGWAPGTHGTEEEVAAPLLRQGDIVVVEAGQVIPGDGDVVEGIASVDESAITGESAPVIRESGGDRSAVTGGTTVLSDRIVVQITQKPGESFIDRMISLVEGANRQKTPNEIALNILLAALTIIFIFAVATLQPLAIYSKANNPGVPDSLALTGNGVTGIVMVSLLVCLIPTTIGALLSAIGIAGMDRLVQRNVLAMSGRAVEAAGDVNTLLLDKTGTITLGNRQASDFVPLPSVTAEDLADAAQLSSLSDETPEGRSIVVFAKENFGLRARTPGELLNAEWVEFSATTRMSGVNLENGHQLRKGAANSVAQWVRDQGGTVPVELGTLVDGISAGGGTPLVVGQRLADGRAEVLGVIHLKDVVKQGMRERFDEMRKMGIRTVMITGDNPLTAKAIADEAGVDDFLAEATPEDKLALIKKEQAGGKLVAMTGDGTNDAPALAQADVGVAMNTGTSAAKEAGNMVDLDSDPTKLIEIVEIGKQLLITRGALTTFSIANDIAKYFAIIPAMFVALFPGLDLLNIMRLHSPQSAILSAVIFNAIIIIALIPLSLRGVRYTPSSASKLLSRNLYIYGLGGIIAPFIGIKLIDLVIQFFPGM; this comes from the coding sequence ATGAGCACCCCCACCATCGACGCGCCGCACAAGGCCGCCGACAAGAAGAAGGCCCAGGGCGGCCTGCTCGACCCGAAGATGCTCTGGACGTCGCTGCCCGACGCCCTGCGTAAGCTCGACCCCCGCACGCTGTGGCGCAATCCGGTGATGTTCATCGTCGAGATCGGCGCGGTATGGAGCACCATCCTGGCGTTCCTGACGCCAAGTTGGTTCGCCTGGCTGATCGTGTTCTGGCTGTGGCTGACCGTCGTGTTCGCCAACCTGGCCGAGGCCGTCGCCGAAGGCCGCGGCAAGGCACAGGCCGAATCACTGCGAAAGACCAAGGCCGACACCATGGCCCGCCGGCTGACCGGGTGGGCGCCGGGCACACACGGCACCGAGGAAGAAGTTGCCGCTCCCCTGCTGCGTCAGGGCGACATCGTCGTCGTCGAAGCCGGACAGGTGATCCCCGGTGACGGTGACGTGGTCGAAGGTATCGCCTCGGTGGACGAATCAGCCATCACCGGCGAATCCGCCCCCGTCATCCGGGAATCCGGCGGCGACCGCTCGGCGGTGACCGGCGGCACCACCGTGCTCTCGGACCGCATCGTCGTGCAGATCACCCAGAAGCCCGGCGAGAGCTTCATCGACCGGATGATCTCACTGGTCGAGGGCGCCAACCGGCAGAAAACCCCCAACGAGATCGCGCTCAACATCCTGCTGGCCGCGCTGACGATCATCTTCATCTTCGCCGTCGCGACCCTGCAGCCGCTGGCCATCTACTCCAAGGCCAACAACCCCGGCGTGCCGGACTCGCTGGCCCTGACCGGCAACGGCGTCACCGGCATTGTGATGGTCTCACTACTGGTCTGCCTGATCCCGACCACCATCGGCGCACTGCTCTCGGCCATCGGCATCGCCGGCATGGACCGCCTGGTGCAGCGCAATGTGCTGGCCATGTCCGGTCGCGCCGTCGAGGCCGCCGGTGACGTCAACACCCTGCTGCTGGACAAGACCGGCACCATCACGCTGGGCAATCGGCAGGCCTCCGATTTCGTGCCGCTGCCCTCGGTCACCGCCGAGGACCTCGCCGACGCCGCGCAGCTGTCCAGCCTGTCCGACGAGACCCCCGAAGGCCGCTCCATCGTGGTGTTCGCCAAGGAGAACTTCGGCCTGCGCGCCCGCACGCCCGGTGAACTGCTCAACGCCGAGTGGGTGGAGTTCTCGGCCACCACCCGGATGTCGGGTGTGAACCTGGAGAACGGACACCAATTACGCAAGGGCGCAGCCAATTCGGTGGCCCAGTGGGTACGCGATCAGGGCGGCACCGTGCCCGTCGAACTGGGCACCCTGGTCGACGGCATCTCTGCCGGCGGCGGTACGCCACTGGTGGTGGGTCAGCGACTGGCCGACGGAAGAGCCGAGGTGCTCGGCGTCATCCACCTCAAGGACGTCGTCAAGCAGGGGATGCGCGAGCGGTTCGACGAGATGCGCAAGATGGGCATTCGCACGGTGATGATCACCGGCGACAACCCGTTGACCGCCAAGGCGATCGCCGACGAAGCCGGTGTCGACGACTTCCTGGCCGAAGCCACCCCGGAAGACAAGCTCGCGCTGATCAAGAAGGAGCAGGCCGGCGGCAAGCTGGTCGCGATGACCGGCGACGGCACCAACGACGCACCGGCGCTGGCCCAGGCCGACGTGGGCGTGGCGATGAACACCGGCACCTCGGCGGCCAAAGAGGCCGGCAACATGGTGGACCTCGACTCCGACCCGACCAAGCTCATCGAGATCGTCGAGATCGGCAAGCAGTTGCTGATCACCCGGGGCGCGCTCACCACGTTCTCGATCGCCAACGACATCGCCAAGTACTTCGCGATCATCCCGGCGATGTTCGTGGCGCTGTTCCCCGGCCTGGACCTGCTGAACATCATGCGGTTGCACAGCCCGCAGTCGGCGATCCTGTCGGCGGTGATCTTCAACGCGATCATCATCATCGCGCTGATCCCGCTGTCGCTGCGCGGTGTGCGCTACACACCGAGCAGTGCGTCAAAGCTGTTGAGCCGCAACCTCTACATCTACGGTCTCGGCGGGATCATCGCGCCGTTCATCGGGATCAAGCTCATCGACCTCGTCATCCAGTTCTTCCCAGGAATGTGA
- a CDS encoding potassium-transporting ATPase subunit C has product MNLLIRQHWAALRALLVLTVILGIGYPLFIWLVAQIPGLQDKADGSIVELGGKPVASSLIGQSFTDAKGNPLPQYFQSRPSAAGNGYDPLNSGASNLGPENIVDAGPDKPSLLSQVCTRSKAIGELDGVDGARPFCTGDGVGAVLAVIGPRDARGVVVNPTQVISVNEPCASTARPFLDTYEGVRVQCAKAGEDYSAGQIVPIRGSAPADPAVPADAVTASGSGLDPHISPAYAQLQIALVAKTRKVSPQLVRSLVDEYTDGRTLGIFGEPRVNVVELNIALDQKFPLKS; this is encoded by the coding sequence ATGAACCTTCTGATCCGCCAACACTGGGCCGCGCTGCGCGCGCTGCTGGTGCTCACCGTCATCCTCGGCATCGGCTATCCGTTGTTCATCTGGCTGGTGGCCCAGATCCCCGGCCTGCAGGACAAGGCCGACGGCTCGATCGTGGAGCTGGGCGGCAAGCCCGTCGCCTCCAGCCTGATCGGACAGTCCTTCACCGACGCCAAGGGCAACCCGCTGCCGCAGTACTTCCAGAGCCGCCCGTCGGCCGCCGGCAACGGATACGACCCGCTGAACTCCGGCGCGTCGAACCTCGGCCCGGAGAACATCGTCGATGCCGGCCCCGACAAGCCCAGCCTGCTGAGCCAGGTCTGCACCCGCAGCAAGGCCATCGGCGAGCTCGACGGCGTCGACGGCGCCCGCCCGTTCTGCACCGGCGACGGTGTGGGTGCGGTGCTGGCGGTGATCGGCCCGCGTGACGCCCGCGGCGTCGTCGTCAACCCCACCCAGGTGATCAGCGTCAACGAACCGTGCGCCAGCACGGCCCGGCCGTTCCTGGACACCTACGAAGGTGTGCGGGTGCAGTGCGCCAAGGCCGGCGAGGACTACTCGGCCGGCCAGATCGTGCCGATCCGCGGCTCGGCACCCGCCGATCCCGCGGTGCCCGCCGACGCCGTCACCGCCAGCGGCAGCGGCCTGGATCCGCACATCTCGCCCGCCTACGCACAGCTGCAGATCGCCCTGGTGGCCAAGACCCGCAAAGTCAGCCCACAGCTGGTGCGCAGCCTCGTCGATGAGTACACCGACGGCCGCACGCTGGGCATCTTTGGCGAACCCAGGGTCAATGTGGTGGAACTCAATATCGCCCTGGACCAGAAGTTCCCGCTCAAGAGCTGA
- a CDS encoding potassium-transporting ATPase subunit F, giving the protein MNYENVVGLVLAVLLALFVTAALLFPERF; this is encoded by the coding sequence GTGAACTACGAGAACGTCGTCGGCCTGGTCCTTGCGGTGTTGTTGGCGCTGTTCGTCACCGCCGCGCTGCTCTTCCCCGAAAGGTTCTAG